The sequence CTTGATTTTTTAGCATTAACACGGCAATGATAATGCCATAGCAATATTTACAAAGTTGGGGAATGTGACAGGACTTACTGGTACACTTTCACAGAATATTAGTATTTTCTCACGATTTGATAGATGCGGCGGAGGTATCCGTTTAGAGAGTCAGAAAGCGTACCCGGAAAAAAGTTTGAAAAAAGTAGTCGGAAAGTGCAACCTTTTTCACTAAAACGGGACTAATATATACAAACAAGGACAACAATTGACAGATCAGGAACTGATACAACAGGTTTTGAATGGTAATAAGCAGGCCTTTGGAGTGATCATTAAACAATCAGAAGGACTTGTAGCCCAGATCATGTATAAAATGATCACAGAGGCGCATGTTCGGAAGGGTCTGGTGCAGGAGGTGTATTGAAGGTATATCTGTCATTGAAAGAGTTCAGGTATCAGTCCAAGTTAAATACATGGATAGGCGGGATAGCATATAAGACTTGTCTGAAGTACCTGGAAAGACGGCACCTGGAATTTGTATCCGCTGACCTTATGGAGGAGGAAAATGAGATAATGGATAATGGAAATGCGACAAAGGCAATGACGCAGAAAGAGCTGGCAGGAATATTAAAAGAAGTGATCGATCAGTTGTCGCCAATATTCAGGACGTTGATAATACTACTCATTCATCCCTTATGAGGATAAGCCTTTCAACCTTTCTTTTTGCGGCCCTCTTTTCAAA is a genomic window of Chitinophaga sp. LS1 containing:
- a CDS encoding RNA polymerase sigma factor, which translates into the protein MKEFRYQSKLNTWIGGIAYKTCLKYLERRHLEFVSADLMEEENEIMDNGNATKAMTQKELAGILKEVIDQLSPIFRTLIILLIHPL